One window of Chryseobacterium indologenes genomic DNA carries:
- a CDS encoding Ig-like domain-containing protein, with protein sequence MKRILLLILFFVVVGVSAQININIGAANVGTAPVSSFFSYSYVQQIYPKQEINANAAGNITGLTFYVDPSSTLTESSNWTVYLGHTSKTAFSSGTDWIPAAQLTQVFTGTVTRNNNKVQVVFTVPFAYNNVDNLVVAAKENSPNIDINNFDEAFHVYSHISNSTLYYKGDRSVVDISAPPGGIRADYKSAITISGLTSSAGPACPFIMYPANNTQNVSLSPNITWFPVSGADSYKVLIGTSPGSANVVNQQVVSGTTFSPSAALATGTTYYLKITAVSANVESSGCSEFMFKTVPAIPANDACSGAFLASVFPYSYTQDDAVSTTNNSGNISVCTSNGDTGMNDGTWFKLAGDGSQYTIKVAMPSGSSFDPQIGVYSGSCSNLSCTDTVDNGGGGAAETLTITTVSGIDYFINVGAYDDTTDAPENTFTITVTKL encoded by the coding sequence ATGAAAAGAATTTTACTTTTAATTTTGTTTTTTGTAGTGGTAGGAGTGAGCGCTCAGATCAATATCAATATTGGAGCTGCGAATGTAGGGACAGCACCTGTAAGCAGTTTTTTCTCTTACTCATATGTGCAGCAGATTTATCCTAAACAGGAAATAAATGCCAATGCAGCGGGCAATATTACAGGTCTTACATTTTATGTAGATCCTTCTTCAACCCTTACAGAATCTTCAAACTGGACTGTTTATCTTGGTCATACCTCAAAAACGGCTTTTTCTTCCGGTACAGACTGGATTCCTGCCGCACAGCTGACACAAGTGTTTACAGGAACTGTAACCAGGAATAATAATAAAGTTCAGGTTGTTTTTACAGTACCTTTTGCATATAATAATGTTGATAATCTGGTTGTTGCTGCAAAAGAGAATTCTCCGAATATTGATATTAATAATTTTGATGAAGCCTTCCATGTCTATTCTCATATTTCAAATTCAACCCTTTATTATAAAGGAGATCGTAGTGTGGTAGATATTTCTGCTCCACCGGGTGGAATAAGAGCAGACTATAAATCTGCAATTACAATCTCTGGCCTTACATCCAGTGCCGGCCCTGCCTGTCCTTTCATTATGTATCCGGCAAATAATACCCAGAATGTTTCCCTGTCTCCTAATATCACATGGTTCCCTGTTTCCGGGGCGGATTCTTATAAGGTTTTGATAGGGACAAGTCCGGGAAGTGCTAATGTTGTTAATCAGCAGGTAGTATCCGGAACAACCTTTTCACCTTCGGCCGCTCTTGCTACAGGAACGACTTACTATTTGAAGATAACAGCTGTTTCTGCTAATGTTGAATCCTCAGGATGTTCAGAATTTATGTTTAAAACGGTTCCTGCAATACCTGCTAATGATGCATGCTCAGGCGCTTTTCTTGCCTCCGTGTTTCCTTACAGCTATACTCAGGATGATGCTGTCTCTACCACTAATAATTCAGGGAATATAAGTGTCTGCACGAGCAATGGTGATACGGGAATGAATGACGGTACATGGTTCAAACTGGCTGGAGACGGAAGTCAATATACTATAAAAGTAGCCATGCCTTCCGGAAGCAGCTTTGACCCTCAAATTGGAGTGTATAGCGGAAGCTGCAGCAATCTGTCCTGTACAGATACAGTGGATAACGGTGGTGGCGGTGCTGCTGAAACCCTTACAATTACGACTGTATCCGGGATTGACTACTTCATCAATGTAGGAGCTTATGATGATACAACAGATGCTCCGGAGAATACTTTTACCATTACAGTAACCAAGCTTTAA